In Kwoniella shivajii chromosome 9, complete sequence, one genomic interval encodes:
- a CDS encoding uracil phosphoribosyltransferase: protein MSSPNPTTTCLPASGSNVHKVELPENALVLAPTRQLQSLLTIIRDEKTQRGDFVFTSDRIIRLLVEEGLNHLPVVSKKVITPTGKEYEGVAFQGRICGVSIMRAGEAMEAGLRDCCRSVRIGKDEETTQAKLFYAKLPDDISKRFVLLLDPMLATGGSCIKAIEVLLEHGVEEEKILFLNLIASPEGIQKVCTRFPKLRIITAWVDEGLDSNSYIVPGLGDFGDR, encoded by the exons ATGTCGTCTCCTAATCCTACTACCACTTGTCTTCCTGCGTCAGGCAGTAACGTTCACAAGGTAGAATTGCCTGAGAACGCGTTGGTGTTGGCACCTACAAGACAGCTGCAAAGTTTGTTAACTATCATCAGAGATGAGAAGACTCAAAG AGGTGATTTCGTATT TACATCAGACAGGATTATAAGACTCttagtggaagaag GCTTGAATCACCTTCCAGTAGTATCAAAGAAAGTCATTACCCCCACAGGGAAAGAATACGAAGGTGTTGcttttcaaggaagaatatgCGGTGTATCGATCATGAGAG CCGGAGAG GCAATGGAAGCTGGTCTTAGAGATTGTTGTCGATCAG TCCGTATCGGAAAA GATGAAGAAACCACTCAAGCAAAGCTGTTT TACGCCAAACTCCCCGATGATATTTCCAAACGATTTGTCCTTCTCTTAGACCCCATGCTTG CTACCGGTGGATCATGCATCAAGGCGATTGAGGTGCTTCTGGAGCACGGTgtagaggaggagaagatctTGTTCCTCAATCTG ATCGCGTCTCCTGAAGGCATACAGAAAGTGTGCACACGCTTCCCCAAGCTGCGAATT ATTACCGCCTGGGTCGACGAAGGTCTTGATAGCAACTCATACATTGTACCAGGGCTTGGTGATTTCGGAGATAGGTGA
- a CDS encoding ubiquinol-cytochrome c reductase, iron-sulfur subunit, which yields MASSLSRVNLLPTTRTLASGVPLATKLNHAIPTGLAGGDHHGATGARSDVPKSWAFKSGVRGHLGKTNALPTSSSFQQRFISTSTPVSADTHHPMVGATGVRRTPATGVPDFSPYKAKNPGLNRTISYFMVGGLGVLGASGIKSTVSDILSNMAASADVLALAKIEVEMGAIPEGKNLIVKWRGKPVFIRHRTADEIDEANKVDVKHLRDPENDSDRVQRPEWLVMLGVCTHLGCVPIGEAGDYGGWFCPCHGSHYDISGRIRRGPAPLNLEIPEYQFNDDEEKIVIG from the exons ATGGCATCATCACTCAGCAGGGTCAACCTACTTCCGACCACAAGAACTCTCGCTTCGGGTGTTCCTCTTGCGACCAAATTAAACCACGCCATCCCCACTGGTTTGGCAGGAGGTGATCACCATGGTGCAACAGGTGCCAGATCTGATGTACCTAAATCTTGGGCTTTCAAATCTGGCGTTAGAGGACATTTGGGAAAGACcaatg CCCttcctacatcatcatcatttcaaCAACGATTCATCTCAACTTCTACACCcgtatcagctgatactcaccatccaaTGGTCGGCGCCACAGGTGTACGAAGAACTCCCGCAACTGGTGTCCCAGATTTCTCACCTTACAAAGCCAAGAACCCAGGATTGAACAGGACGATCTCTTATTTCATGGTTGGAGGTTTAGGTGTTTTAGGTGCATCAGGTATCAAATCTACCGTGTCTGATATTCTATCAAACATGGCTGCTTCGGCGGAtgttttggctttggctAAAATCGAAGTTGAGATGGGTGCTATTCCAGAGG GTAAAAACTTGATCGTAAAATGGAGAGGAAAGCCAGTCTTCATCCGACATCGAACTgctgatgagattgatgaagcCAACAAAGTTGACGTCAAGCATTTGAGAGATCCCGAGAACGATTCTGACCGAGTGCAAAGACCAGAGTG GCTCGTCATGTTGGGTGTATGTACTCATTTAGGTTGTGTACCCATCGGAGAAGCTGGTGATTACGGAGGATGGTTCTGTCCTTGTCACGGATCCCATTACGATATCTCAGGTAGAATTAGACGTGGTCCAGCTCCTTTGAACCTCGAAATTCCAGAATATCAATTcaacgatgacgaagaaaagATCGTCATTGGTTAG